One Streptomyces sp. V4I8 genomic window carries:
- a CDS encoding protein kinase, translated as MPSGSPTSGVGRVVAGRYLLLNRLGSGGMGHVWLAHDQRLACEVALKEIVFRDPAEADQREARVARARAEARHAAGLRGHPHVVTVHDVLEHEGLPWIVMEYVAGAVNLRDLIHQHGPPAPAECARIGLAVLDALTAGHERGVMHRDVKPANILLAPDRTGAPHGRVLLTDYGISVQPDAGETRYTLASVLVGTAGYLAPERVTGGAPTPAADLFSLGCTLYQAVEGRGPFDRESHLAELTAVVMEEPRPAARAGALGPVVRALLEKDPTRRMSAAEAEAALSRIVTPEVDAYARTQTDLGSQPHWGGAPPGPAPDPAGFGPSLPVSDRPGGAQGFGQPAGRTDGPRRTRPRVLHAVLAGLLGLALAGAGVWYAMDREADPGGTGRPYGDAVGLDGPLRDGDCVLADWPGVTAFQGTPRLSLDPSCRERAPDGQVMAFVTAASAAEARQEGPAACEGRTGQIRERLADVRSYAVVPTEAGFEAAGRRTACLVLGANGPVYGPLGGHRKAGSAFADTATMQRRDCLDVRSRRDARLVSCADPHDEQVLGFTRLGADVTLSEARTESDTACAREVPPRDYGFDPSVYTAGSWTSEGAWKNGTHFAVCTVRKQNGGTMEEDEP; from the coding sequence ATGCCTTCAGGATCACCGACGTCGGGAGTGGGCCGGGTCGTCGCCGGCCGTTATCTGCTGCTGAACCGGCTCGGCAGCGGCGGTATGGGCCATGTCTGGCTCGCCCACGACCAGAGACTCGCCTGTGAGGTCGCGCTCAAGGAGATCGTGTTCCGGGACCCGGCCGAGGCCGACCAGCGCGAGGCCAGGGTGGCCCGGGCCCGTGCGGAGGCCCGGCACGCGGCGGGGCTGCGCGGGCATCCGCATGTGGTGACCGTGCACGACGTGCTGGAGCACGAGGGGCTGCCGTGGATCGTCATGGAGTACGTGGCGGGCGCCGTCAACCTGCGTGATCTCATCCACCAGCACGGTCCGCCCGCGCCCGCGGAGTGCGCCCGCATCGGGCTCGCCGTACTCGACGCGCTGACCGCCGGACACGAGCGGGGCGTCATGCACCGGGACGTGAAACCGGCGAACATCCTGCTGGCGCCGGACCGCACCGGGGCGCCGCACGGCCGTGTGCTGCTCACCGACTACGGCATCTCGGTGCAGCCGGACGCGGGGGAGACGCGGTACACGCTGGCGTCGGTGCTCGTGGGTACGGCGGGGTATCTGGCGCCGGAGCGGGTCACGGGCGGGGCGCCCACGCCGGCCGCGGATCTGTTCTCGCTGGGCTGCACGCTGTACCAGGCCGTCGAGGGCCGGGGTCCCTTCGACCGCGAGTCGCATCTGGCGGAGCTCACCGCCGTGGTCATGGAGGAGCCCCGGCCGGCCGCACGGGCCGGGGCGCTGGGGCCCGTCGTCCGGGCGCTGCTGGAGAAGGATCCGACGCGGCGGATGTCCGCCGCGGAGGCGGAGGCGGCGCTGTCGCGGATCGTCACGCCGGAGGTCGACGCGTACGCGCGGACCCAGACCGACCTGGGTTCGCAACCGCACTGGGGTGGGGCGCCGCCGGGGCCCGCGCCCGACCCGGCGGGGTTCGGCCCCTCCCTGCCCGTGTCCGACCGGCCGGGCGGCGCACAGGGCTTCGGTCAGCCGGCCGGGCGTACCGACGGGCCGCGGCGTACCCGGCCCCGCGTCCTCCACGCCGTCCTCGCCGGCCTCCTCGGGCTGGCGCTGGCGGGGGCCGGTGTCTGGTACGCCATGGACCGCGAGGCGGACCCCGGCGGGACGGGGCGGCCGTACGGCGATGCCGTAGGGCTCGATGGGCCGCTGAGGGACGGTGACTGTGTGCTCGCCGACTGGCCCGGCGTGACCGCCTTCCAGGGCACGCCCCGGCTGAGTCTGGATCCCAGCTGCCGGGAGCGGGCGCCCGACGGGCAGGTGATGGCGTTCGTGACCGCCGCGTCCGCCGCCGAGGCGCGTCAGGAGGGGCCGGCCGCGTGCGAGGGGCGGACGGGGCAGATCCGCGAGCGGCTCGCGGACGTGCGCAGCTACGCCGTCGTACCGACCGAGGCGGGGTTCGAGGCGGCCGGGCGGCGCACCGCCTGTCTGGTGCTGGGCGCGAACGGGCCGGTGTACGGGCCGCTGGGCGGGCACCGGAAGGCGGGTTCGGCCTTCGCCGACACGGCGACCATGCAGCGCCGGGACTGTCTGGACGTACGCTCCCGCCGGGACGCGCGCCTGGTGTCCTGCGCCGACCCGCACGACGAGCAGGTGCTGGGATTCACCCGGCTGGGCGCCGACGTCACGCTGTCCGAGGCCCGCACCGAGTCGGACACGGCGTGTGCCCGGGAGGTGCCGCCGCGCGACTACGGCTTCGATCCCTCCGTGTACACGGCGGGCTCCTGGACGAGCGAGGGAGCCTGGAAGAACGGGACTCATTTCGCCGTGTGCACCGTCCGGAAGCAGAACGGGGGCACCATGGAGGAGGACGAACCATGA
- a CDS encoding sensor histidine kinase: protein MSGFIAGLCVAILPLLAAGFWLGRRTARPENSGGLGTPVEHATFETLHTASLAAPPLRAGLTEETARKSARRLRSLLGTDALCLTDQKDVLVWDGVGGHHRTQIMELLAGPLESGRGEAFPLTCDTPDCPVRWAVVAPLTVDDRVHGALVACAPRESAVLVRAAGEVARWVSVQLELADLDQSRTRLIEAEIKALRAQISPHFIFNSLAVIASFVRTDPERARELLLEFADFTRYSFRRHGDFTTLADELHAIDHYLALVRARFGDRLSVTLQIAPEVLPVALPFLCLQPLVENAVKHGLEGRTALPGKSHISITAQDAGAEALVVIEDDGAGMDPVLLRRILAGEVSPSGGIGLSNVDDRLRQVYGDAYGLVIETAPGAGMKITARLPKYQPGVHSAGRLTRE, encoded by the coding sequence ATGAGCGGATTCATCGCGGGCCTGTGCGTGGCCATCCTCCCGCTGCTCGCCGCCGGTTTCTGGCTCGGCCGACGCACCGCGCGTCCCGAGAACTCCGGCGGCCTCGGCACCCCCGTCGAGCACGCCACCTTCGAGACGCTCCACACCGCCTCCCTCGCCGCGCCCCCGCTGCGGGCCGGCCTCACCGAGGAGACCGCCCGCAAGTCGGCCCGCCGACTCCGCTCACTGCTCGGCACGGACGCGCTGTGCCTGACCGACCAGAAGGACGTCCTGGTCTGGGACGGGGTCGGCGGACATCACCGTACGCAGATCATGGAACTCCTCGCCGGCCCCCTGGAGTCGGGCCGTGGCGAGGCCTTCCCGCTCACCTGCGACACCCCGGACTGCCCGGTGCGCTGGGCCGTGGTTGCCCCCCTCACCGTCGACGACCGAGTCCACGGCGCCCTCGTCGCCTGCGCACCCCGCGAGTCGGCGGTCCTCGTACGCGCGGCGGGCGAGGTGGCCCGCTGGGTCTCCGTCCAGCTGGAACTGGCCGATCTCGACCAGTCCCGCACCCGCCTGATCGAGGCCGAGATCAAGGCGCTGCGGGCTCAGATCTCCCCGCACTTCATCTTCAACTCGCTCGCGGTGATCGCGAGCTTCGTCCGCACCGACCCCGAGCGCGCCCGCGAACTGCTCCTGGAGTTCGCCGACTTCACCCGCTACTCCTTCCGCAGGCATGGCGACTTCACCACCCTGGCCGACGAACTCCACGCCATCGACCACTACTTGGCGCTCGTGCGGGCACGCTTCGGCGACCGCCTGTCGGTCACCCTCCAGATAGCCCCGGAGGTGCTCCCGGTCGCCCTGCCCTTCCTCTGCCTCCAGCCGCTCGTCGAGAACGCCGTCAAGCACGGCCTGGAGGGCAGGACGGCGCTCCCCGGCAAGAGCCACATCAGCATCACCGCCCAGGACGCCGGCGCCGAGGCCCTCGTCGTCATCGAGGACGACGGCGCCGGAATGGACCCCGTCCTGCTGCGCCGCATCCTCGCAGGCGAGGTCAGCCCGTCGGGCGGCATCGGCCTGTCCAACGTCGATGACCGGCTCCGGCAGGTGTACGGCGACGCCTACGGCCTCGTCATCGAGACCGCCCCGGGAGCGGGCATGAAGATCACCGCCCGGCTGCCCAAGTACCAGCCGGGCGTGCACTCCGCGGGGCGGCTCACCCGGGAGTGA